The following proteins are encoded in a genomic region of Trueperaceae bacterium:
- the pgl gene encoding 6-phosphogluconolactonase, with amino-acid sequence MKSSDLIVVPNVAIAGAELFSKIAKQSVRDRGRFIVNLSGGSTPLRMYESLLRQGDLPWEATWVTWGDERFVPPESKESNYGLAKRLLLEKVPIPSNQILSWPWDPKLAAPKTAQIFEDLLKNTFGNPPIFDLTFLGLGEDAHTASLFPGSEAIYAQGLTSAVKTANLGWRLTMTPRVLSSSLTVAFLVSGKSKLTALRNTISGEGDLDSFPARAITARNDQLVLTDQVL; translated from the coding sequence ATGAAATCTTCAGATTTGATTGTTGTTCCAAACGTAGCAATCGCTGGCGCAGAACTATTCAGTAAAATAGCTAAACAGTCAGTAAGAGACCGTGGTCGTTTCATAGTCAATTTATCTGGCGGATCAACCCCATTGCGAATGTATGAGAGCCTCCTAAGGCAAGGTGATTTACCTTGGGAAGCAACTTGGGTAACTTGGGGAGATGAACGATTTGTCCCTCCCGAAAGCAAAGAAAGTAATTATGGCTTGGCGAAAAGACTACTTTTGGAGAAGGTGCCAATCCCATCTAACCAAATCCTGTCGTGGCCGTGGGATCCGAAACTAGCTGCACCCAAAACCGCTCAAATATTTGAAGACTTACTCAAAAACACCTTTGGCAACCCGCCAATATTTGACTTAACTTTTTTGGGCTTAGGAGAAGACGCCCATACGGCAAGCTTGTTCCCTGGTAGCGAAGCTATCTATGCGCAAGGCCTTACGAGTGCCGTTAAAACCGCCAATCTGGGTTGGCGTCTAACAATGACCCCTCGTGTTTTAAGCTCAAGTCTTACTGTAGCTTTTCTAGTCTCAGGAAAGAGCAAACTCACAGCATTACGAAATACGATATCTGGCGAAGGGGATTTAGATAGCTTTCCTGCTCGGGCTATAACAGCTCGTAATGATCAACTAGTCCTTACGGATCAGGTTTTATAG